The Gemmatimonadota bacterium genome has a segment encoding these proteins:
- a CDS encoding ABC transporter ATP-binding protein, translating to MAQESAAEQQVDAEDYIIKVQGVWKTYRMGDQEVHALQGVNLDVIRGEYLSIMGPSGSGKTTMFNMVGALDTPTKGTVLVNGANMGDMSQGQIAYLRCHSVGYIFQSFNLIPVMTALENVALPMVFSGMSRSDYEEKAAHKLSLVGLADRLHHKPYELSGGQQQRVAIARAMANDPDLILADEPTGNLDLKTGQEIIELLLKMQGESGVTIVTNTHDHKMLGVSDRVVDLRDGQVERVRRRDEIEIQEGRIEGFDPTAE from the coding sequence ATGGCTCAGGAATCGGCTGCTGAACAACAGGTTGATGCTGAAGATTATATTATCAAAGTTCAAGGGGTCTGGAAGACCTATCGGATGGGCGACCAGGAAGTGCATGCCCTGCAAGGCGTGAACCTCGATGTGATTCGCGGTGAGTATTTGTCTATTATGGGTCCTTCGGGTTCGGGCAAAACCACGATGTTTAACATGGTCGGGGCATTGGATACGCCTACTAAGGGAACCGTATTGGTCAACGGTGCCAATATGGGCGATATGAGCCAGGGGCAAATTGCCTATTTGCGCTGCCACAGTGTGGGGTATATTTTTCAGTCGTTTAACCTGATTCCCGTGATGACGGCGCTTGAAAATGTGGCTTTGCCCATGGTGTTTTCGGGTATGTCGCGCAGTGATTACGAAGAGAAAGCCGCACATAAGTTGTCGCTGGTGGGCCTTGCCGACCGTCTGCATCACAAACCCTACGAATTATCGGGTGGACAGCAGCAGCGCGTGGCAATTGCCAGGGCTATGGCCAATGATCCCGATTTGATTTTGGCTGATGAGCCGACCGGGAACCTCGATTTGAAGACCGGACAGGAAATTATCGAGTTGTTGCTCAAGATGCAGGGCGAAAGCGGTGTGACCATTGTGACCAACACCCACGACCACAAGATGCTCGGGGTGTCTGATCGCGTGGTCGATTTGCGCGATGGACAGGTTGAACGGGTGAGACGCCGCGATGAGATTGAGATTCAGGAAGGGCGTATTGAAGGTTTTGATCCCACGGCTGAGTAA
- a CDS encoding sugar phosphate isomerase/epimerase, which produces MKLAVCNEFFEDWKIEDVFNYAAEIGCDGVEIAPFTLAESVTKISAKQRSDIRKAAEKAGVEIVGLHWLLASPPGLYLTHPDKAIRDKTEDYIKALINFCGDLGGQVMIHGSPAQRNIQKGWDREECWKYAIDVFSNCTAEMVQNNVTYCIEALTGKETNILNSISEALKMVADVGHPNFQTMVDTKAAAAENKSHVDIIAEAGKAMRHVHVNDPNLRGPGFGDLQFASILRALKDRHYNGYVSVEVFDFTPDPKTIAARSIGYLKGILEGLEN; this is translated from the coding sequence ATGAAACTCGCAGTATGCAATGAATTTTTTGAAGATTGGAAAATCGAGGACGTCTTTAACTACGCAGCGGAAATTGGCTGTGACGGCGTGGAAATCGCGCCTTTTACACTCGCGGAAAGCGTCACGAAAATCTCTGCCAAACAGCGCAGCGACATTCGCAAAGCCGCGGAAAAGGCTGGCGTGGAAATCGTTGGCTTGCACTGGCTACTCGCCAGTCCACCGGGGCTTTATCTCACGCATCCGGACAAAGCCATCCGCGACAAAACTGAGGATTATATCAAAGCATTGATCAACTTTTGCGGCGATTTGGGCGGACAGGTTATGATCCACGGCTCACCGGCACAGCGCAACATCCAAAAAGGCTGGGACCGCGAAGAATGCTGGAAATACGCCATCGATGTCTTTTCAAACTGCACCGCAGAAATGGTACAAAACAACGTCACCTACTGCATCGAGGCACTCACGGGCAAAGAGACCAATATTCTGAACTCCATCTCTGAAGCCCTCAAAATGGTTGCCGATGTCGGCCACCCAAATTTCCAGACCATGGTCGATACCAAAGCCGCAGCCGCTGAAAACAAATCCCATGTGGATATAATCGCCGAAGCCGGCAAAGCCATGCGCCATGTCCATGTCAACGACCCCAATTTGCGCGGTCCGGGATTTGGCGACTTGCAATTTGCATCCATCCTCCGCGCCCTCAAAGACCGTCACTACAATGGTTATGTGTCCGTAGAAGTCTTTGACTTCACACCCGACCCAAAAACCATTGCCGCACGCAGCATCGGCTATCTGAAAGGTATTCTCGAAGGGTTAGAAAATTAG